In Subdoligranulum variabile, the genomic stretch AGTCCGGGCACCTTGGCCGCCGCTGCCAGCACCGCCTCCCGGCCGCCCTGGGCCGTAGCCGAAATGGTCCCCTTGGCCGCCAGTTTGCCGGCCAGTTCCTCCGGGGTCCCCTGGGCAATCAGTTTGCCCTTGGCGATGATCAGTACCCGGTCGCAGACTGTCTGCACTTCGCTGAGAATGTGGCTGGACAGGATCACGGTGTGGGTCTTGCCGAGATCATGGATCAACGAACGGATCTCGATCATCTGGGCAGGATCCAGCCCCACTGTTGGCTCATCCAGGATGATGACCTTGGGGGAGCCCAGCAGCGCCGCGGCGATTCCCACACGCTGGCGATACCCTTTGGAAAGATTGCGGATCAGACGGGGCTCCATTCCCTGCAGGCCGGCGCGGGCACATACCTTTTCCACCGCGGTCCGGCGCTCAGCTTTCTTGCGCACCCCCTTGAGTTCCGCCACAAACAAAAGATACTCCGTCACCGTCATATCCTGGTACAGCGGCGGCTGTTCCGGGAGATACCCGATACAGGCCTTGGCGGCAGCCGGTTCCTCCACAATATCGTGCCCGTCGATCTTCACCGTACCGTCCGTGGCAGACAGATACCCTGTAAGAATATTCATCGTGGTGGATTTACCCGCACCATTCGGGCCCAGCAAACCGTAGATGCAGCCATCCTCCACAGTAAAGCTGATGTCATCCACGGCGGTATGTTTTCCGTAACGCTTTGTCAGATGAGTCACTTCGATCAAAGTGTGTTCTCCCCCTTTTGTAGGAATCCATGTACACCGACACCGCAGCCGTACATGCAGGGTTGATTATAACGCCAAATTGTGAAAATTGTAAGTCAGTCCGTTTACAGAGCGGAACCGATTGTGTGTCCCCGGCAGATATGATATAGTAAAATCACTGAAAATAGCGGTACATTTTGCCGCAGCGGGAGGTCGTATCATGACAGAACGTGAAAAGATGCTTGCCGGACAGCTGTATGACTGCGGAGATCCGGAATTGCTGGCACAATGGCACCGGGCCAAGGACCTCATCCGGGACTACAACCAGCTGGACTCCGCCGATGCCGCAGAAAAGGACCGCATCCTGACCGAGTTGCTGGGTGGACGGGGCGCCAATCTGTGGGTCACAGCCCCTTTTTATGTGGACTACGGAAACAATATTTATTTTGGGAACAACTGCGAAGTCAATATGAACTGCACCTTTCTGGATGATAACCGCATCGTGATCGGCGACAATGCCTTGATTGCCCCCAATGTGCAGATTTATACGGCATTCCATCCCACCAACGCGGTCGACCGGTTCGGCCCGTTGAGGGAGGACGGCTCTTTTTCCTTTTGCAAGACCCGGACCGCGCCGGTCATCATCGGCAACAGCGTCTGGATCGGTGGCGGCGCCATTCTGCTGCCGGGGGTACATATCGGCGACAACGTAGTCATCGGTGCCGGCAGTGTCGTCACCCATGACATTCCCTCCGACAGTATCGCGTTCGGCAATCCCTGCCGTGTGGTGCGCAAGAATGGCTGATTTTGCAGTGCAGCAAAGCCCGGAGCAAGTTGCTCCGGGCTTTGTTTATACCAGTTCCACCTGGTAGGTCTGTAACCAGTAGTTGAGCTGCAGAAACCATGCGATGGTCTGCGGAGTCGTCATGAGCTGTCCGTACCACGGCACCGGATTGTCGGCACCGGAGGCCAGCAGTTTTTCCAGCGCTTCGGCCCGTATGATCCGTAGCAGCGGCGCCGCCGGATCTTCCAATACTTTTGTAAGCTCGGCGGACACCGCCGCCAGATACCCGGGATTCCAGGTCTTGGGATAGGGACTCTTTTTGCGCCAGAGCACCTCCGGCGGCAAAACACCGGTCATCGCTTCCCGCAGCAATCCTTTTTCCTTTCCCTGATAATCCTTGAATTCCCACGGTACCGAGTAGAGGTATTCCGCAATGCGGTAATCACAGAACGGCACGCGCACCTCCAGGCCGCTGTACATACTCATGCGGTCCTTGCGGTCCAGAAGCGTCTGCATGAACCAGTGGAAGTTCAGGCTCATCATCTGCCGCATCCGCTGTTCCAGCGGCGAGAGCCCGGGGCGCACCGATGTCTCGGCCAGCGTTTTCTGGTATTGGGCATCCACAAATCCTTCGGGATCGATCCCGTCCAGCACGCCAGGTTTGAGGAAACTGGCGCGGTAGGCGGTGGACTGCGCCCAGGGGAAGCCATATTTTTCCCGTATGGTGGGATCCCTGTACCACGGATACCCGCCAAAAATTTCGTCAGCACATTCACCGGAAAGGGCCACTGTGGCGTGAGGCTTGATGTACCGGCAGAACGCCAGCAGAGAGGCATCCACATCCGCCATCCCCGGCAGATCCCGCGCCTCCACCGCCGCATACAATGCCGGGACCAGTTCCGGCGTATCCAGCGTGATCCAGTGATGTTCAGCATGGAGGAAGTCGTTCATCATCCGGATAAAAGGCGCATCCGGCCCGGGCTGAAACTTGGTCTCGTGGAAATAGCGTTTGTTATCTTTATAGCCCACCGAGAAGGTGTGCAGCGTCTTGCCCTGTGCCGTAAACTGTGCATCCGCCACAGCAGAAATCAGGCTTGAATCCAACCCGCCCGAAAGGAAGGTTGCCACCGGCACATCCGATACCAGCTGCCGCTGGATGGCATCCATGAGGAGATCCCGCACTTTGTGTGCCGTTGCGGTAAAATCATCCGGATGCTCATGGTCCACCAACTGCCAGTAACGATGCAGCAAAAGGTGGCCGCTGTCTGCCTCATAGATTCCGTACTGTCCCGGCAACAGTTCATGCACATTCTGGAACACCCCGCTGCCCGGTATACGACCCGGCCCCAGCAGCAGCACTTCCGCCAGCCCATTGGCATCCACGCGCGGCGGGACCGCCGGGTGCGCCAGTACCGTCTTGATCTCGCTGCCGAAGATCAGGCTGTCCCGGGTCTTGGCATAAAACAGAGGCTTGACCCCACACCGGTCCCTCGCCAGAAACAGCTTGCCCCCATGGGCCTCCCACACCGCAAAGGCAAAAATGCCGTTAAAGCGATCCACACAGGACGCTCCCCATTCGGCATAAGCATGCAGCAGCACCTCGGTGTCGGAATGACCGATAAAACGGTGTCCCCGGTTTTCCAGGGCCGCCCGCAGTTCCGGCGTATTGTAAAGCTCGCCGTTATACACAAGGGTATAGCTTTCTCCCTGCCAGTCCAGCTGCATGGGCTGACAGCCATTTTCCAAGTCCACCACTGCCAGCCGTGCATGGATCAATGCCGCCCGTCCGCTGATGTACATGCCCCGCTGGTCCGGTCCCCGGCGTGCCATCGTGCGCTGCATGGCGCAATAGGCGGCATAGTTGCCCTGAATGGCGCGCGGGTTGCGCCCGATCTGCCCCGCTATTCCGCACATAAAAAAGTCCCCTTTCTGCCATTGTTCCTAACAGGAATATGCAGAAAGAGGATATTTTTAGAACGAAAACTCAGCGCACGGCTGCAATCGCATCGGCAATCCGATGCGCCACGGCATCTTTGCTTTGCAGCGGCAGCGACTCGCTTCCCTGCTCCGTAATGAGCGTCACCACATTGGTGTCCACGCCGAATCCGGCACCGGGCACTTTCAGATTATTCGCCACGATCATATCCATATGCTTTTTGTGCAGCTTTGCCGTGGAGTTTTCGATCAGATCCCGCGTTTCCATGGAGAAACCGCAGACAAACAGCTTTTCGGGTTTATGGTCACCCACCCAGGCCAGAATGTCCTGGGTGCGCTCCAACGCCAGGGTCATCTCCCCGTCCTGCTTTTTGACCTTATCTTCCGCCACCGTCGCAGGGCGATAATCTGCCACGGCGGCCGCCATCACCAGCGCATCGGCATCCATCGCATGCTGCCGCACCGCATCAAACAGATCCTCTGCGGTTGTATAGGGCACCATCTTGACAAAAGGCACCGGCGGCAGCGTACAGCCTGTGGAAGACAGCAGCGTCACGTCGGCGCCGCGCAGCATGCAGGCCCGTGCCACGGCATAGCCCATCTTGCCGGTGGAATGGTTGGTCAGGTACCGCACCGGATCCATCGGTTCCTGGGTGGCACCGGCCGATACCACGATTTTCTTGCCGCGCAGATCCTTCTCACAGGCCAGTTCCCGCAGCACATAGTCCACCAGGACCCCCTCTTCAGGCAGCCGTCCCGATCCCACGTCTCCGCAGGCCAGCAGGCCGGATCCCGACGGAATCACCGTAAAACCATAATGCTCCAGCGTTTTCAGATTATCCTGGGTGATGGGGTTTTCCAGCATATGGGTATTCATGGCCGGCGCCACCAACTTGGGACAGGTTGCGGCCAGCGTCACGGTGGTGAGCATGTCATCGGCCAGACCGTGGGCCATCTTGGCGATGACGTTGGCCGTGGCCGGCGCAATGAGCATAAGATCTGCCGCGTTGGCCAGGGATACATGGGCCACATCGTACTGGAAATTGCGGTCAAATGTATCCACAATACAGCGGCGGTTTGTCAGCGTTTCAAACACCAGCGGCGCAATAAATTCGGTGGCGTGCTTGGTCATCAGCACATGCACATTGGCTCCCATCTTGACCAGCGCGTGGGCCACATTGGGCATTTTATACGCAGCGATTCCCCCGGTGATGCCGAGAACAATCGTCTTTCCTTTGAGCTGCATAGGGTTCACGGTCCTTTCCCTGTTTGGATAGGTTTATTATAGCAATTCCGGACCCATTTGTAAATTGCGGCCCATCCCATTTGGATTTGCAAAATTCCTGTAAACTGCTATAATGATACCAGTTTTACAGGAATGGAGCCTTTTGGGTATGGTACTGGCGGTGGACATCGGAAATTCCAACATCTGCATCGGAGGCCTTGTGGGGGAAAGCCATCGGGAGGTGCTGTTCACCACCCGTATGGTCACCCGTCCCCGCTGCACGGGCGACGAATATGCCGCCGAACTGAAATTTCTGTTGGGGCGGCTTCGGGTGGATTGTTCCGCGTGTGAAGGTGTTATTGTATGCAGTGTGGTGCCCAGTCTGACCGCTCCGCTGGCCGACGCCTGCCGCCGTCTGACCGGCAAAGAGGCGCTGATTGTCAGCTGCGCACTGGATACCGGTCTGACCTTCCGGGTGGACGAGCCCTGGCGTGTGGGGCGTGACCGCATCGCCGATGCGGCCGCGGCCGCCGCCCTGTATCCGCTGCCCTGCATGACGGTGGATCTGGGCACCGCCACAACCTACAATGTGCTTTCCGCCCAGCGGGAATTCCTGGGCGGGTTCATCGTGCCGGGCGTTCAGACCAGTCTGCGGGCCATCAGTGCCGGCACGGCCCAGCTGCCCCCCATTGCCCCCGAACCGCCGAGCAATCTCATCGGCCGCAACACCGTGGAGGCACTGAACAATGGTGCCATGTTCGGCACCGCAGCCATGCTGGACGGTCTGGCCGAACGGGTGGAGGCTCAGTTGGGGGCGCCGTTGACAGTGATTGCCACCGGCGGACTGGCTCCTTACATCATGCCTTGCTGCCGACGCAAAATCATTTACGATTCCGACCTTCTCTTCAAAGGCCTGGCGTTGCTTTGGGAGCGCAACCAAGACCATCTCACCTGAAAAACAGGAGGCAGCCGTACAACGGCTGCCTCCTGTCGCTTTGTCAGGAAACGGGCATCTGCCACATTTCCACAGTCATGGTGTCGTCCGCCTGATGCGTCAGCAGCACGACCTGCCCGTCGCCGGTACAGGACGCCACGTATTCTTTCACGGAATCACCGTCATCGTACTGTTGGGCCACAAATCCACCGTTTCCATCGTACCAGCCCCTGCCATAGGGCCCGTCTGTCGGGGACACCGTTTCACGACTCAGCAGGACTCCCTGTTCCCGGACCTGTTCCGGGGTCAGGGCTGCCAGATACTGCAGCACATCCTCTGTTGCATTCCCCGCTGTCTGTGAATCTGCGGTGAACCATTGGCGACGCAATTCTTCCGCGCGGGCCGGATCCGCTTTGCTCTCATCGATAGGCAGATCAAAGAGAATCCTTGTTCCCTCTCCCTTGTTGGAAAGGGTGATGGCACCGCTTTCCGGATCCTGCACAAATCCGTTCAGCAAAGCGCTGATACCTCCTGTGCTGTCCAGAATCACAGCCAGTTGCGGATCCTGATCCGCAAAGGGTTCCAGCGTATCGGTTTCCACCAGGATGTACCGTACGCCATCCTGTACCAGATCATGTCTGGCGCCCTGCATCGTAAAGACATTATAATCCATAAGCGGACATTCAGGGGATGCAAACACAGGTGAAACCAGACTGTTTGTCAGCGTCAGATCGCTTTCTTCTTCCGAAAGTTCCGCCATCGGCGTTCCGTCCGTGTGGGTAACCGCCAGCACTGCATAATGCCGGTCATGCTCCGGCGTCCCATCCGTCCAGGCTGACGACCAGAATCCGGTCGCGTTCTCTCCCGTGGTCAGGCCGAGCAGCGTGACGGCATAACCGCCGGCCTGCTGAGTCTGCTGAATCTCTGTAGATTCCGTCCCTGCAAACAGCGCCGCCAGTTCATCCTGCTGCATCTGGCCTGCGACCTCCGATGGTTTCAAAAAACGGGACGCCGCTGCAACACCGATGGTTCCCAGACAGCACAGCACCGCCGCAACGGCGGCCACACGCCATATCATGGACCGGTGCCTTACCGGCCGCCCGGTGTCGCCGTTTTCTGTATCAATCTGTGCCATTGCACTATCCAATATACGCCGCCTTTGCGATTCGTTCAGTGCACAGGAAGGCAGTTCCATCGATGCAAGGGTATCATACACGGTTTTCATGGCCTTTTCTCCTTTCCGAATCGTTGCAGGAACTTCTGTTTCAGGCGTGCCCGTCCCCGGGAAAGCCGCACATTCACGGCATGTTCCTCCATGTGCAGGGCCAGTCCGATTTCCCGGCCGGACTCCAGTCCATAATAACGGCGGATAAAAATTTCCCGATCCGGCGGCTCCATTTCTTCCACCAGTTCTGCCATCAGCTCTTCCGCCTCGGAACGGTCCGGATTTTCCCATTCTTTGACGATCCGTTCGAAGTCTTCCGGCAGCGGATCGGTCGGTTCTCTTTTAAGCTGTCGGTATCGATCGATAGCCTTGTTGCGTGCCGTCACAATCAACCAACCTTTGAGACTGGTCCGCTGTGTTTGCAGAGATTGCGCCTTCCGCCAGCACTGTACCAGCACATCGGCTATACACTCCTCTACATCCCTGGGATCATGCAGGATACGGCGTATCACAGCCTGCAGTGTCCCGCCATACCGGTCCAGAATCTCTGTCAGTCCTTTTTGCGGATCCCGGCAGAGTATCTGCAAAATCTGCTGTTCCTCCACGCTCTGCATCCGCCTCACCTCCTTGTTTCTTTTCTGGAAGGCCTTTCATCTGGAAAGACGTTCCCTCTTACGCAAATGTCTCACCAGGATGGGACAAGCGGCAAAAAAACTCCCGCCGGAGTCCGGGACAGGACTCCGGCGGGAGTATACGGGATTAGCTGTTACAGTTCCGGCGTGACCGGCACCGCACCATAGTTGCGGATATTCAGCACATGGCAGCTGCCCTCGCCAAAACAGGCGTCAATCGTGGCACGATAGGCATCCACCAGATCATCGGGCACAAACGCCTGAATGGTTCCGGCAAAACCGCCGCCCTGCAGACGCCAGGCCCCACGGCCGTTGAGGACCTTCTGGCTCAGCGCCAGCGCCAGAGGTACACCCTGCTCCTTGGGATTCTTGATGCTGTACGCATTCTGGTTGAACTCAAAGCTGGAGTGACCGCCCTCGATGATCAGGCGCAGGAACTTGTCAAACTCATCCTTCTGCACCGCTTCGCACAGTTCGGAGGCGCGACGGCAGTCATTGTAAAAATGGATGGAACGTACCACCGCACGGTCACCCACCGCCTTGCGCAGCTTGGGGATGGCCGCGTAGAATTCTTCCTCAGGCACTTCGCGCAGAACTTTCTTGCCGAACTGTGCCGCGACGCTTTCCATCTCCCGACGGATGGCGGCGTAGTCATCGGTCAGGTCCGCATGGCTGCCCTTGGTGTCGCTGATGCACATCACGAAACCATGTTTGGCCAGATCGATCTCGGTCTGCCCTACCACCGGATGCTCCGGATCCTTGAAGTCAATGGTGATAACGCCGCCCACCGCGCAGGCAGTCTGGTCCATCAGACCGCAGGGTTTGCCGAAGAATACATTCTCCGCATACTGGCCGATCTGCGCAATGCGGACCTGGCTGAATTTTTCCATATCGTTGTCATTGTACTCGCCGCGGAAGATTGCACCGATGCACACCTCGAAAGCGGCGGAGCTGGACAGACCGGATCCGCGCAACACATCGCTGGTGGTATACGCATCGAAACCTCCGACCTTGCCGCCGTCGTTGAGGATGCCCACCGCCACGCCGCGGATCAGCGATGCAGAGTGCTCCGCCTCCCGCGGCTGCGGAGTACGGATACTCAGGTCCACATCATCGATTTTCTCGAAGCCGTGGGATTTCACCCGAACAACGTTATCATTATTGGGCGAAACCACCGCCACAATGTCCAGGTTCACAGAACCGGCCAGCACCACACCGTTGTTGTGGTCGGTGTGGTTGCCGCCGATCTCGGTACGGCCGGGGGCAGAGTACAGACGCACCGTGCGATCAGCACCGAACTCTGCGGCAAAGCGGTCGATCAGCTGGGTGTAACGCGCCCGCTGGGCTGCAACAATCTTCTCGTCCGCGCCATACAATTTGGTGAAGGCACCATCATACAGGCCCTGGGCAATCTGCTGCTTCAATTCAATGGTATTTGCCATAGTTCCACTCGCCTTTCCTGTTGCGTGGACCCTTCCGGCAGACAGGTAGTCGTCATGCACAAAAAGAGCCGCACCATTTTAGGCAAACAGCCAAAGACCCGGCTGTTTGCATCACTCTTGTACTCAGTATAACAAATTCTGCAGGGAAGTAAACATTTTTTTACTGCTGTTTTATGGACTTTTGATGAATGGTTTGCTATAATAATATCGATGATCGAGCCGCCGCTTTGGCAGCGGCGACGAACGAGGTGTGAATCATGACCAATCTGAGCAAGCAGTCCTACAAGCAGAGTTATACCGACAATGTCGAATTGTCCATCTTCAACTGCGGGCATGAATACTGTGTTCCCGGCCACACCTGGGGCCCCGGCGTGCGTGACCACTATCTGATTCATCTGGTGGTAGCGGGAAAAGGCGTCTATCAGGTGGGCGGTGTCTCCCACACACTGCAGGAGGGGGATCTGTTCCTGGCCAAACCCAACCAGCTGATCACCTACGCGGCAGACGAAACCGATCCATGGGAGTATTACTGGGTGGGCTTCAACGGAGCCTGTGCCAACAAGCTGGTGCAGCAGACACCTTTCAGCGATCTGCACCCCGTCCATCACTGCAAGGACCCCCAGGCCGTGCGGGAAGCCCTGTATAACATTTATCTCTCCCGCGGGCCGGAACCCCAGTGTGAAGCGCTGATGACCGGTTACCTCTATATCTTCATGGCGCACCTGATGAAG encodes the following:
- a CDS encoding ABC transporter ATP-binding protein translates to MIEVTHLTKRYGKHTAVDDISFTVEDGCIYGLLGPNGAGKSTTMNILTGYLSATDGTVKIDGHDIVEEPAAAKACIGYLPEQPPLYQDMTVTEYLLFVAELKGVRKKAERRTAVEKVCARAGLQGMEPRLIRNLSKGYRQRVGIAAALLGSPKVIILDEPTVGLDPAQMIEIRSLIHDLGKTHTVILSSHILSEVQTVCDRVLIIAKGKLIAQGTPEELAGKLAAKGTISATAQGGREAVLAAAAKVPGLSDLRVTAEKGGEVSFTAVSEAGTDLRGALSLALAKANCPVLTLSAESMSLEDVFLQLTEHPEEKEEA
- a CDS encoding sugar O-acetyltransferase; this translates as MTEREKMLAGQLYDCGDPELLAQWHRAKDLIRDYNQLDSADAAEKDRILTELLGGRGANLWVTAPFYVDYGNNIYFGNNCEVNMNCTFLDDNRIVIGDNALIAPNVQIYTAFHPTNAVDRFGPLREDGSFSFCKTRTAPVIIGNSVWIGGGAILLPGVHIGDNVVIGAGSVVTHDIPSDSIAFGNPCRVVRKNG
- the asnB gene encoding asparagine synthase (glutamine-hydrolyzing); this encodes MCGIAGQIGRNPRAIQGNYAAYCAMQRTMARRGPDQRGMYISGRAALIHARLAVVDLENGCQPMQLDWQGESYTLVYNGELYNTPELRAALENRGHRFIGHSDTEVLLHAYAEWGASCVDRFNGIFAFAVWEAHGGKLFLARDRCGVKPLFYAKTRDSLIFGSEIKTVLAHPAVPPRVDANGLAEVLLLGPGRIPGSGVFQNVHELLPGQYGIYEADSGHLLLHRYWQLVDHEHPDDFTATAHKVRDLLMDAIQRQLVSDVPVATFLSGGLDSSLISAVADAQFTAQGKTLHTFSVGYKDNKRYFHETKFQPGPDAPFIRMMNDFLHAEHHWITLDTPELVPALYAAVEARDLPGMADVDASLLAFCRYIKPHATVALSGECADEIFGGYPWYRDPTIREKYGFPWAQSTAYRASFLKPGVLDGIDPEGFVDAQYQKTLAETSVRPGLSPLEQRMRQMMSLNFHWFMQTLLDRKDRMSMYSGLEVRVPFCDYRIAEYLYSVPWEFKDYQGKEKGLLREAMTGVLPPEVLWRKKSPYPKTWNPGYLAAVSAELTKVLEDPAAPLLRIIRAEALEKLLASGADNPVPWYGQLMTTPQTIAWFLQLNYWLQTYQVELV
- the coaBC gene encoding bifunctional phosphopantothenoylcysteine decarboxylase/phosphopantothenate--cysteine ligase CoaBC, translating into MQLKGKTIVLGITGGIAAYKMPNVAHALVKMGANVHVLMTKHATEFIAPLVFETLTNRRCIVDTFDRNFQYDVAHVSLANAADLMLIAPATANVIAKMAHGLADDMLTTVTLAATCPKLVAPAMNTHMLENPITQDNLKTLEHYGFTVIPSGSGLLACGDVGSGRLPEEGVLVDYVLRELACEKDLRGKKIVVSAGATQEPMDPVRYLTNHSTGKMGYAVARACMLRGADVTLLSSTGCTLPPVPFVKMVPYTTAEDLFDAVRQHAMDADALVMAAAVADYRPATVAEDKVKKQDGEMTLALERTQDILAWVGDHKPEKLFVCGFSMETRDLIENSTAKLHKKHMDMIVANNLKVPGAGFGVDTNVVTLITEQGSESLPLQSKDAVAHRIADAIAAVR
- a CDS encoding type III pantothenate kinase, which encodes MVLAVDIGNSNICIGGLVGESHREVLFTTRMVTRPRCTGDEYAAELKFLLGRLRVDCSACEGVIVCSVVPSLTAPLADACRRLTGKEALIVSCALDTGLTFRVDEPWRVGRDRIADAAAAAALYPLPCMTVDLGTATTYNVLSAQREFLGGFIVPGVQTSLRAISAGTAQLPPIAPEPPSNLIGRNTVEALNNGAMFGTAAMLDGLAERVEAQLGAPLTVIATGGLAPYIMPCCRRKIIYDSDLLFKGLALLWERNQDHLT
- a CDS encoding sigma-70 family RNA polymerase sigma factor produces the protein MQSVEEQQILQILCRDPQKGLTEILDRYGGTLQAVIRRILHDPRDVEECIADVLVQCWRKAQSLQTQRTSLKGWLIVTARNKAIDRYRQLKREPTDPLPEDFERIVKEWENPDRSEAEELMAELVEEMEPPDREIFIRRYYGLESGREIGLALHMEEHAVNVRLSRGRARLKQKFLQRFGKEKRP
- a CDS encoding galactokinase produces the protein MANTIELKQQIAQGLYDGAFTKLYGADEKIVAAQRARYTQLIDRFAAEFGADRTVRLYSAPGRTEIGGNHTDHNNGVVLAGSVNLDIVAVVSPNNDNVVRVKSHGFEKIDDVDLSIRTPQPREAEHSASLIRGVAVGILNDGGKVGGFDAYTTSDVLRGSGLSSSAAFEVCIGAIFRGEYNDNDMEKFSQVRIAQIGQYAENVFFGKPCGLMDQTACAVGGVITIDFKDPEHPVVGQTEIDLAKHGFVMCISDTKGSHADLTDDYAAIRREMESVAAQFGKKVLREVPEEEFYAAIPKLRKAVGDRAVVRSIHFYNDCRRASELCEAVQKDEFDKFLRLIIEGGHSSFEFNQNAYSIKNPKEQGVPLALALSQKVLNGRGAWRLQGGGFAGTIQAFVPDDLVDAYRATIDACFGEGSCHVLNIRNYGAVPVTPEL
- a CDS encoding AraC family transcriptional regulator; the encoded protein is MTNLSKQSYKQSYTDNVELSIFNCGHEYCVPGHTWGPGVRDHYLIHLVVAGKGVYQVGGVSHTLQEGDLFLAKPNQLITYAADETDPWEYYWVGFNGACANKLVQQTPFSDLHPVHHCKDPQAVREALYNIYLSRGPEPQCEALMTGYLYIFMAHLMKEARDAMPNVGSSSSQYVLSAIKYIQFNYSHDISVDDIAKAVGVSRSHLYRVFMANVGQSPIDYLTNYRISEACSLLKNSNLSIAEIAVSVGFFDQFYFSRVFKKVKGVPPSKYLATLEKEQSKLPDK